In a single window of the Equus quagga isolate Etosha38 chromosome 7, UCLA_HA_Equagga_1.0, whole genome shotgun sequence genome:
- the FCHSD1 gene encoding F-BAR and double SH3 domains protein 1 isoform X1, which yields MQPPPRKVKPAQEVKLRFLEQLNILQTRQQREADLLEDIRSYSKQRAAIEREYGQALQKLAGPFLKREGQRSGEMDSRHSLGRGRMVFGAWRCLLDATVAGGQARLQASDRYRDLAGGTGRSAKEQVLRKGAENLQRAQAEVLQSVRELSRSRKLYGQRERVWALAQEKAADVQARLNRSDHGLFHTRTSLQKLSTKLSAQSAQYSQQLRVARNEYLLNLAATNAHLDHYYQEELPTLLKALVSELLEHLRDPLTLLSRTDLEAAETALEHAHRGGQATSQVSWEEDLKLFLQEPGVFSPTPPQQFQPAGTDQVCVLELEGGAGSMPGESSLEKEIQRWTSRAARDYKIQNHGHRGRLNDIIRVKQLAKCRSTVSSVPIVSPPTPVLCLPNQVLQRLEQRRQQATEREAPGIEQRLQEVRESIRRAQVSQVKGAARLALLQGAGLDVQHWLKPAMTQAQDEVEQERRLSEARLSQRDLSPTAEDAELSDFEECEETGELFEEPAPPALATRPLPCPAHVVFGYQAGREDELTITEGEWLEVIEEGDADEWVKARNQHGEVGFVPERYLNFPDFSFPESGHDSENPSGAEPTAFLARALYSYAGQSAEELSFPEGALIRLLPRAQDGVDDGFWRGEFGGHVGVFPSLLVEELLGPPGPSELSDPEQMLPSPSPPSFSPPAPTSALEGPPAPVLPGESATVLSAGDNSSEQNSLKTDFFPDQDLDCPGPLDMMAPRLRPMRPPPPPPAKAPDPGHPDPLT from the exons ATGCAGCCGCCGCCCCGAAAA GTGAAGCCGGCCCAGGAAGTGAAGCTTCGCTTCCTGGAGCAGCTGAACATCCTTCAGACCCGGCAGCAGAGGGAGGCGGATCTGCTGGAGGACATCAG ATCCTACAGCAAGCAGAGGGCAGCCATTGAACGAGAGTATGGGCAG GCACTCCAGAAACTGGCTGGGCCATTCCTGAAGAGAGAAGGGCAGCGGAGTGGGGAGATGGACAGCAG ACATTCtctggggagaggcaggatggTGTTTGGTGCCTGGCGCTGCCTGCTGGATGCCACCGTGGCTGGGGGCCAAGCCCGGCTCCAGGCGTCCGACCGATACCGTGACCTGGCAGGGGGCACAGGGCGGAGTGCCAAGGAGCAGGTGCTTAGGAAG GGAGCGGAGAACCTCCAGAGAGCGCAGGCCGAGGTGCTGCAGTCTGTCAGGGAGCTGAGCCGAAGTCGGAAGCTGTATGGGCAGCGGGAACGCGTGTGGGCCTTGGCACAGGAGAAGGCGGCTGATGTCCAGGCCAG GCTGAACCGAAGTGACCATGGGCTCTTCCACACCAGGACCAGCCTCCAGAAACTCAGCACTAAG CTGTCCGCTCAGTCAGCCCAGTACTCCCAGCAGCTGCGAGTGGCCCGCAATGAGTACCTGCTCAACTTGGCAGCCACAAATGCCCACCTTGACCACTACTACCAGGAGGAACTGCCGACCCTGCTCAAG GCCCTGGTCAGCGAGCTGTTGGAACACTTGAGGGACCCCCTCACCTTACTGAGCCGCACTGATCTGGAAGCTGCAGAGACGGCCCTGGAGCATGCCCACCGCGGGGGGCAGGCAACCTCCCAG GTAAGCTGGGAGGAGGATCTGAAGCTCTTTCTTCAGGAGCCTGGAGTATTTTCCCCCACACCACCTCAGCAGTTTCAGCCAGCAGGGACGGATCAG GTGTGTGTCCTGGAGCTGGAGGGGGGCGCAGGAAGCATGCCTGGGGAGAGCAGCCTGGAGAAAGAGATTCAGCGCTGGACGAGCCGAGCTGCCCGTGACTACAAGATCCAGAACCACGGGCATCGG GGAAGATTAAACGACATAATTCGTGTGAAGCAACTAGCAAAGTGCAGGTCCACAGTAAGTAGTGTCCCCATAGTATCTCCACCCACCCCTGTCCTCTGCCTTCCCAACCAGGTGCTGCAGCGGCTGGAGCAGAGGCGGCAGCAGGCTACGGAGCGAGAGGCTCCAGGCATAGAACAGCGGTTGCAGGAAGTGAGGGAGAGCATCAGGCGGGCACAG GTGAGCCAGGTGAAGGGGGCTGCCCGGCTGGCCCTGCTGCAGGGGGCTGGCCTAGATGTGCAGCACTGGCTGAAGCCAGCCATGACCCAGGCTCAGGATGAGGTGGAGCAGGAGCGACGGCTCAGTGAGGCTCGGCTGTCCCAGAGGGACCTCTCTCCCACG GCTGAGGATGCTGAGCTCTCTGACTTTGAGGAATGTGAGGAGACAGGGGAGCTCTTTGAGGAGCCCGCCCCCCCAGCCCTTGCCACCAGGCCCCTCCCCTGTCCGGCACATGTTGTGTTTGGCTATCAG GCAGGGCGTGAGGACGAGCTGACCATCACAGAGGGCGAGTGGCTGGAGGTCATAGAGGAGGGAGATGCTGACGAATGGGTTAAG GCTCGGAACCAGCATGGCGAGGTAGGCTTTGTCCCTGAGCGGTATCTCAACTTCCCGGACTTCTCCTTCCCTGAGAGCGGCCATGACAGCGAGAATCCCTCGGGGGCAGAACCCACAG CGTTCCTAGCCCGCGCCCTGTACAGCTACGCAGGACAGAGCGCAGAGGAGCTGAGCTTCCCTGAGGGGGCGCTCATCCGTCTGCTGCCCCGGGCCCAGGATGGAGTGGATGACGGCTTCTGGAGGGGAGAATTTGGGGGCCATGTTGGGGTCTTCCCCTCTCTGCTGGTTGAGGAGCTGCTTGGCCCTCCAGGGCCATCTGAACTCTCAGATCCTGAACAG ATGCTGccatccccttctcctcccagcttctcccctCCTGCACCCACCTCTGCCTTGGAGGGGCCCCCTGCACCTGTCCTACCTGGGG agaGTGCCACTGTCCTAAGTGCTGGAGataacagcagtgaacaaaacagcctGAAGACTGACTTTTTTCCAGACCAAGACCTGGACTGCCCTGGACCCCTGGACATGATGGCGCCTCGACTCAGGCCG ATGCGTCCACCGCCTCCCCCACCAGCCAAAGCCCCGGATCCTGGCCACCCAGATCCCCTCACCTGA
- the FCHSD1 gene encoding F-BAR and double SH3 domains protein 1 isoform X2: MQPPPRKVKPAQEVKLRFLEQLNILQTRQQREADLLEDIRSYSKQRAAIEREYGQALQKLAGPFLKREGQRSGEMDSRHSLGRGRMVFGAWRCLLDATVAGGQARLQASDRYRDLAGGTGRSAKEQVLRKGAENLQRAQAEVLQSVRELSRSRKLYGQRERVWALAQEKAADVQARLNRSDHGLFHTRTSLQKLSTKLSAQSAQYSQQLRVARNEYLLNLAATNAHLDHYYQEELPTLLKALVSELLEHLRDPLTLLSRTDLEAAETALEHAHRGGQATSQVSWEEDLKLFLQEPGVFSPTPPQQFQPAGTDQVCVLELEGGAGSMPGESSLEKEIQRWTSRAARDYKIQNHGHRGRLNDIIRVKQLAKCRSTVSSVPIVSPPTPVLCLPNQVLQRLEQRRQQATEREAPGIEQRLQEVRESIRRAQVSQVKGAARLALLQGAGLDVQHWLKPAMTQAQDEVEQERRLSEARLSQRDLSPTAEDAELSDFEECEETGELFEEPAPPALATRPLPCPAHVVFGYQAGREDELTITEGEWLEVIEEGDADEWVKARNQHGEVGFVPERYLNFPDFSFPESGHDSENPSGAEPTAFLARALYSYAGQSAEELSFPEGALIRLLPRAQDGVDDGFWRGEFGGHVGVFPSLLVEELLGPPGPSELSDPEQMLPSPSPPSFSPPAPTSALEGPPAPVLPGDQDLDCPGPLDMMAPRLRPMRPPPPPPAKAPDPGHPDPLT; the protein is encoded by the exons ATGCAGCCGCCGCCCCGAAAA GTGAAGCCGGCCCAGGAAGTGAAGCTTCGCTTCCTGGAGCAGCTGAACATCCTTCAGACCCGGCAGCAGAGGGAGGCGGATCTGCTGGAGGACATCAG ATCCTACAGCAAGCAGAGGGCAGCCATTGAACGAGAGTATGGGCAG GCACTCCAGAAACTGGCTGGGCCATTCCTGAAGAGAGAAGGGCAGCGGAGTGGGGAGATGGACAGCAG ACATTCtctggggagaggcaggatggTGTTTGGTGCCTGGCGCTGCCTGCTGGATGCCACCGTGGCTGGGGGCCAAGCCCGGCTCCAGGCGTCCGACCGATACCGTGACCTGGCAGGGGGCACAGGGCGGAGTGCCAAGGAGCAGGTGCTTAGGAAG GGAGCGGAGAACCTCCAGAGAGCGCAGGCCGAGGTGCTGCAGTCTGTCAGGGAGCTGAGCCGAAGTCGGAAGCTGTATGGGCAGCGGGAACGCGTGTGGGCCTTGGCACAGGAGAAGGCGGCTGATGTCCAGGCCAG GCTGAACCGAAGTGACCATGGGCTCTTCCACACCAGGACCAGCCTCCAGAAACTCAGCACTAAG CTGTCCGCTCAGTCAGCCCAGTACTCCCAGCAGCTGCGAGTGGCCCGCAATGAGTACCTGCTCAACTTGGCAGCCACAAATGCCCACCTTGACCACTACTACCAGGAGGAACTGCCGACCCTGCTCAAG GCCCTGGTCAGCGAGCTGTTGGAACACTTGAGGGACCCCCTCACCTTACTGAGCCGCACTGATCTGGAAGCTGCAGAGACGGCCCTGGAGCATGCCCACCGCGGGGGGCAGGCAACCTCCCAG GTAAGCTGGGAGGAGGATCTGAAGCTCTTTCTTCAGGAGCCTGGAGTATTTTCCCCCACACCACCTCAGCAGTTTCAGCCAGCAGGGACGGATCAG GTGTGTGTCCTGGAGCTGGAGGGGGGCGCAGGAAGCATGCCTGGGGAGAGCAGCCTGGAGAAAGAGATTCAGCGCTGGACGAGCCGAGCTGCCCGTGACTACAAGATCCAGAACCACGGGCATCGG GGAAGATTAAACGACATAATTCGTGTGAAGCAACTAGCAAAGTGCAGGTCCACAGTAAGTAGTGTCCCCATAGTATCTCCACCCACCCCTGTCCTCTGCCTTCCCAACCAGGTGCTGCAGCGGCTGGAGCAGAGGCGGCAGCAGGCTACGGAGCGAGAGGCTCCAGGCATAGAACAGCGGTTGCAGGAAGTGAGGGAGAGCATCAGGCGGGCACAG GTGAGCCAGGTGAAGGGGGCTGCCCGGCTGGCCCTGCTGCAGGGGGCTGGCCTAGATGTGCAGCACTGGCTGAAGCCAGCCATGACCCAGGCTCAGGATGAGGTGGAGCAGGAGCGACGGCTCAGTGAGGCTCGGCTGTCCCAGAGGGACCTCTCTCCCACG GCTGAGGATGCTGAGCTCTCTGACTTTGAGGAATGTGAGGAGACAGGGGAGCTCTTTGAGGAGCCCGCCCCCCCAGCCCTTGCCACCAGGCCCCTCCCCTGTCCGGCACATGTTGTGTTTGGCTATCAG GCAGGGCGTGAGGACGAGCTGACCATCACAGAGGGCGAGTGGCTGGAGGTCATAGAGGAGGGAGATGCTGACGAATGGGTTAAG GCTCGGAACCAGCATGGCGAGGTAGGCTTTGTCCCTGAGCGGTATCTCAACTTCCCGGACTTCTCCTTCCCTGAGAGCGGCCATGACAGCGAGAATCCCTCGGGGGCAGAACCCACAG CGTTCCTAGCCCGCGCCCTGTACAGCTACGCAGGACAGAGCGCAGAGGAGCTGAGCTTCCCTGAGGGGGCGCTCATCCGTCTGCTGCCCCGGGCCCAGGATGGAGTGGATGACGGCTTCTGGAGGGGAGAATTTGGGGGCCATGTTGGGGTCTTCCCCTCTCTGCTGGTTGAGGAGCTGCTTGGCCCTCCAGGGCCATCTGAACTCTCAGATCCTGAACAG ATGCTGccatccccttctcctcccagcttctcccctCCTGCACCCACCTCTGCCTTGGAGGGGCCCCCTGCACCTGTCCTACCTGGGG ACCAAGACCTGGACTGCCCTGGACCCCTGGACATGATGGCGCCTCGACTCAGGCCG ATGCGTCCACCGCCTCCCCCACCAGCCAAAGCCCCGGATCCTGGCCACCCAGATCCCCTCACCTGA
- the FCHSD1 gene encoding F-BAR and double SH3 domains protein 1 isoform X3: MQPPPRKVKPAQEVKLRFLEQLNILQTRQQREADLLEDIRSYSKQRAAIEREYGQALQKLAGPFLKREGQRSGEMDSRHSLGRGRMVFGAWRCLLDATVAGGQARLQASDRYRDLAGGTGRSAKEQVLRKGAENLQRAQAEVLQSVRELSRSRKLYGQRERVWALAQEKAADVQARLNRSDHGLFHTRTSLQKLSTKLSAQSAQYSQQLRVARNEYLLNLAATNAHLDHYYQEELPTLLKALVSELLEHLRDPLTLLSRTDLEAAETALEHAHRGGQATSQVSWEEDLKLFLQEPGVFSPTPPQQFQPAGTDQVCVLELEGGAGSMPGESSLEKEIQRWTSRAARDYKIQNHGHRVLQRLEQRRQQATEREAPGIEQRLQEVRESIRRAQVSQVKGAARLALLQGAGLDVQHWLKPAMTQAQDEVEQERRLSEARLSQRDLSPTAEDAELSDFEECEETGELFEEPAPPALATRPLPCPAHVVFGYQAGREDELTITEGEWLEVIEEGDADEWVKARNQHGEVGFVPERYLNFPDFSFPESGHDSENPSGAEPTAFLARALYSYAGQSAEELSFPEGALIRLLPRAQDGVDDGFWRGEFGGHVGVFPSLLVEELLGPPGPSELSDPEQMLPSPSPPSFSPPAPTSALEGPPAPVLPGDQDLDCPGPLDMMAPRLRPMRPPPPPPAKAPDPGHPDPLT; this comes from the exons ATGCAGCCGCCGCCCCGAAAA GTGAAGCCGGCCCAGGAAGTGAAGCTTCGCTTCCTGGAGCAGCTGAACATCCTTCAGACCCGGCAGCAGAGGGAGGCGGATCTGCTGGAGGACATCAG ATCCTACAGCAAGCAGAGGGCAGCCATTGAACGAGAGTATGGGCAG GCACTCCAGAAACTGGCTGGGCCATTCCTGAAGAGAGAAGGGCAGCGGAGTGGGGAGATGGACAGCAG ACATTCtctggggagaggcaggatggTGTTTGGTGCCTGGCGCTGCCTGCTGGATGCCACCGTGGCTGGGGGCCAAGCCCGGCTCCAGGCGTCCGACCGATACCGTGACCTGGCAGGGGGCACAGGGCGGAGTGCCAAGGAGCAGGTGCTTAGGAAG GGAGCGGAGAACCTCCAGAGAGCGCAGGCCGAGGTGCTGCAGTCTGTCAGGGAGCTGAGCCGAAGTCGGAAGCTGTATGGGCAGCGGGAACGCGTGTGGGCCTTGGCACAGGAGAAGGCGGCTGATGTCCAGGCCAG GCTGAACCGAAGTGACCATGGGCTCTTCCACACCAGGACCAGCCTCCAGAAACTCAGCACTAAG CTGTCCGCTCAGTCAGCCCAGTACTCCCAGCAGCTGCGAGTGGCCCGCAATGAGTACCTGCTCAACTTGGCAGCCACAAATGCCCACCTTGACCACTACTACCAGGAGGAACTGCCGACCCTGCTCAAG GCCCTGGTCAGCGAGCTGTTGGAACACTTGAGGGACCCCCTCACCTTACTGAGCCGCACTGATCTGGAAGCTGCAGAGACGGCCCTGGAGCATGCCCACCGCGGGGGGCAGGCAACCTCCCAG GTAAGCTGGGAGGAGGATCTGAAGCTCTTTCTTCAGGAGCCTGGAGTATTTTCCCCCACACCACCTCAGCAGTTTCAGCCAGCAGGGACGGATCAG GTGTGTGTCCTGGAGCTGGAGGGGGGCGCAGGAAGCATGCCTGGGGAGAGCAGCCTGGAGAAAGAGATTCAGCGCTGGACGAGCCGAGCTGCCCGTGACTACAAGATCCAGAACCACGGGCATCGG GTGCTGCAGCGGCTGGAGCAGAGGCGGCAGCAGGCTACGGAGCGAGAGGCTCCAGGCATAGAACAGCGGTTGCAGGAAGTGAGGGAGAGCATCAGGCGGGCACAG GTGAGCCAGGTGAAGGGGGCTGCCCGGCTGGCCCTGCTGCAGGGGGCTGGCCTAGATGTGCAGCACTGGCTGAAGCCAGCCATGACCCAGGCTCAGGATGAGGTGGAGCAGGAGCGACGGCTCAGTGAGGCTCGGCTGTCCCAGAGGGACCTCTCTCCCACG GCTGAGGATGCTGAGCTCTCTGACTTTGAGGAATGTGAGGAGACAGGGGAGCTCTTTGAGGAGCCCGCCCCCCCAGCCCTTGCCACCAGGCCCCTCCCCTGTCCGGCACATGTTGTGTTTGGCTATCAG GCAGGGCGTGAGGACGAGCTGACCATCACAGAGGGCGAGTGGCTGGAGGTCATAGAGGAGGGAGATGCTGACGAATGGGTTAAG GCTCGGAACCAGCATGGCGAGGTAGGCTTTGTCCCTGAGCGGTATCTCAACTTCCCGGACTTCTCCTTCCCTGAGAGCGGCCATGACAGCGAGAATCCCTCGGGGGCAGAACCCACAG CGTTCCTAGCCCGCGCCCTGTACAGCTACGCAGGACAGAGCGCAGAGGAGCTGAGCTTCCCTGAGGGGGCGCTCATCCGTCTGCTGCCCCGGGCCCAGGATGGAGTGGATGACGGCTTCTGGAGGGGAGAATTTGGGGGCCATGTTGGGGTCTTCCCCTCTCTGCTGGTTGAGGAGCTGCTTGGCCCTCCAGGGCCATCTGAACTCTCAGATCCTGAACAG ATGCTGccatccccttctcctcccagcttctcccctCCTGCACCCACCTCTGCCTTGGAGGGGCCCCCTGCACCTGTCCTACCTGGGG ACCAAGACCTGGACTGCCCTGGACCCCTGGACATGATGGCGCCTCGACTCAGGCCG ATGCGTCCACCGCCTCCCCCACCAGCCAAAGCCCCGGATCCTGGCCACCCAGATCCCCTCACCTGA
- the FCHSD1 gene encoding F-BAR and double SH3 domains protein 1 isoform X4 has product MQPPPRKVKPAQEVKLRFLEQLNILQTRQQREADLLEDIRSYSKQRAAIEREYGQALQKLAGPFLKREGQRSGEMDSRMVFGAWRCLLDATVAGGQARLQASDRYRDLAGGTGRSAKEQVLRKGAENLQRAQAEVLQSVRELSRSRKLYGQRERVWALAQEKAADVQARLNRSDHGLFHTRTSLQKLSTKLSAQSAQYSQQLRVARNEYLLNLAATNAHLDHYYQEELPTLLKALVSELLEHLRDPLTLLSRTDLEAAETALEHAHRGGQATSQVSWEEDLKLFLQEPGVFSPTPPQQFQPAGTDQVCVLELEGGAGSMPGESSLEKEIQRWTSRAARDYKIQNHGHRVLQRLEQRRQQATEREAPGIEQRLQEVRESIRRAQVSQVKGAARLALLQGAGLDVQHWLKPAMTQAQDEVEQERRLSEARLSQRDLSPTAEDAELSDFEECEETGELFEEPAPPALATRPLPCPAHVVFGYQAGREDELTITEGEWLEVIEEGDADEWVKARNQHGEVGFVPERYLNFPDFSFPESGHDSENPSGAEPTAFLARALYSYAGQSAEELSFPEGALIRLLPRAQDGVDDGFWRGEFGGHVGVFPSLLVEELLGPPGPSELSDPEQMLPSPSPPSFSPPAPTSALEGPPAPVLPGDQDLDCPGPLDMMAPRLRPMRPPPPPPAKAPDPGHPDPLT; this is encoded by the exons ATGCAGCCGCCGCCCCGAAAA GTGAAGCCGGCCCAGGAAGTGAAGCTTCGCTTCCTGGAGCAGCTGAACATCCTTCAGACCCGGCAGCAGAGGGAGGCGGATCTGCTGGAGGACATCAG ATCCTACAGCAAGCAGAGGGCAGCCATTGAACGAGAGTATGGGCAG GCACTCCAGAAACTGGCTGGGCCATTCCTGAAGAGAGAAGGGCAGCGGAGTGGGGAGATGGACA gcaggatggTGTTTGGTGCCTGGCGCTGCCTGCTGGATGCCACCGTGGCTGGGGGCCAAGCCCGGCTCCAGGCGTCCGACCGATACCGTGACCTGGCAGGGGGCACAGGGCGGAGTGCCAAGGAGCAGGTGCTTAGGAAG GGAGCGGAGAACCTCCAGAGAGCGCAGGCCGAGGTGCTGCAGTCTGTCAGGGAGCTGAGCCGAAGTCGGAAGCTGTATGGGCAGCGGGAACGCGTGTGGGCCTTGGCACAGGAGAAGGCGGCTGATGTCCAGGCCAG GCTGAACCGAAGTGACCATGGGCTCTTCCACACCAGGACCAGCCTCCAGAAACTCAGCACTAAG CTGTCCGCTCAGTCAGCCCAGTACTCCCAGCAGCTGCGAGTGGCCCGCAATGAGTACCTGCTCAACTTGGCAGCCACAAATGCCCACCTTGACCACTACTACCAGGAGGAACTGCCGACCCTGCTCAAG GCCCTGGTCAGCGAGCTGTTGGAACACTTGAGGGACCCCCTCACCTTACTGAGCCGCACTGATCTGGAAGCTGCAGAGACGGCCCTGGAGCATGCCCACCGCGGGGGGCAGGCAACCTCCCAG GTAAGCTGGGAGGAGGATCTGAAGCTCTTTCTTCAGGAGCCTGGAGTATTTTCCCCCACACCACCTCAGCAGTTTCAGCCAGCAGGGACGGATCAG GTGTGTGTCCTGGAGCTGGAGGGGGGCGCAGGAAGCATGCCTGGGGAGAGCAGCCTGGAGAAAGAGATTCAGCGCTGGACGAGCCGAGCTGCCCGTGACTACAAGATCCAGAACCACGGGCATCGG GTGCTGCAGCGGCTGGAGCAGAGGCGGCAGCAGGCTACGGAGCGAGAGGCTCCAGGCATAGAACAGCGGTTGCAGGAAGTGAGGGAGAGCATCAGGCGGGCACAG GTGAGCCAGGTGAAGGGGGCTGCCCGGCTGGCCCTGCTGCAGGGGGCTGGCCTAGATGTGCAGCACTGGCTGAAGCCAGCCATGACCCAGGCTCAGGATGAGGTGGAGCAGGAGCGACGGCTCAGTGAGGCTCGGCTGTCCCAGAGGGACCTCTCTCCCACG GCTGAGGATGCTGAGCTCTCTGACTTTGAGGAATGTGAGGAGACAGGGGAGCTCTTTGAGGAGCCCGCCCCCCCAGCCCTTGCCACCAGGCCCCTCCCCTGTCCGGCACATGTTGTGTTTGGCTATCAG GCAGGGCGTGAGGACGAGCTGACCATCACAGAGGGCGAGTGGCTGGAGGTCATAGAGGAGGGAGATGCTGACGAATGGGTTAAG GCTCGGAACCAGCATGGCGAGGTAGGCTTTGTCCCTGAGCGGTATCTCAACTTCCCGGACTTCTCCTTCCCTGAGAGCGGCCATGACAGCGAGAATCCCTCGGGGGCAGAACCCACAG CGTTCCTAGCCCGCGCCCTGTACAGCTACGCAGGACAGAGCGCAGAGGAGCTGAGCTTCCCTGAGGGGGCGCTCATCCGTCTGCTGCCCCGGGCCCAGGATGGAGTGGATGACGGCTTCTGGAGGGGAGAATTTGGGGGCCATGTTGGGGTCTTCCCCTCTCTGCTGGTTGAGGAGCTGCTTGGCCCTCCAGGGCCATCTGAACTCTCAGATCCTGAACAG ATGCTGccatccccttctcctcccagcttctcccctCCTGCACCCACCTCTGCCTTGGAGGGGCCCCCTGCACCTGTCCTACCTGGGG ACCAAGACCTGGACTGCCCTGGACCCCTGGACATGATGGCGCCTCGACTCAGGCCG ATGCGTCCACCGCCTCCCCCACCAGCCAAAGCCCCGGATCCTGGCCACCCAGATCCCCTCACCTGA